Proteins from a genomic interval of Lolium perenne isolate Kyuss_39 chromosome 1, Kyuss_2.0, whole genome shotgun sequence:
- the LOC127329893 gene encoding BTB/POZ and MATH domain-containing protein 1-like → MSGAGHGGPSRSATRVVAKEANGFHLLRIDGYAQTKTVLPGQKLSSHPFTVGGHSWRIDYYPNGHDASADHNAISVYLQLATNHPQPLQARYKFSLLDNNGNPAYELPAEKGSFVGAPVVNHYPNGNTRAVGTLNNGGAEEQGPGCGHEEFIKKDDLERREHLVRDDSIVIRCDVGVTQIVNSVLAQDDLVNNAWRDEEEGYDEYDAQGMYAPPPHCATLTGADGLLGGSFWVSGLP, encoded by the exons ATGTCCGGCGCCGGCCATGGTGGTCCGTCCCGGTCGGCCACGAGGGTGGTGGCCAAGGAGGCGAACGGGTTCCACCTTCTGCGCATCGACGGCTACGCGCAGACCAAGACGGTCCTCCCTGGCCAGAAGCTCTCCTCCCACCCGTTCACCGTCGGCGGCCACAGCTGGCGCATCGACTACTACCCCAACGGCCACGACGCCTCGGCGGATCACAACGCCATCTCCGTCTACCTCCAGCTCGCCACCAACCACCCGCAGCCCCTCCAGGCGCGGTACAAGTTCAGCCTGCTAGACAACAACGGCAACCCCGCCTACGAGCTCCCCGCCGAGAAGGGATCCTTCGTCGGCGCCCCCGTGGTCAACCACTACCCCAACGGCAACACGAGGGCGGTGGGCACGTTGAACAACGGCGGCGCGGAGGAGCAGGGGCCAGGGTGCGGCCACGAGGAGTTCATCAAGAAGGACGATCTGGAGAGGCGCGAGCACCTTGTCCGCGACGACAGCATCGTCATCCGCTGCGACGTGGGCGTCACGCAGATCGTTAACTCGGTTCTGGCGCAGGACGATCTGGTGAACAACGCATGGAGAGACGAGGAGGAGGGCTACGATGAGTACGACGCACAAGGGATGTATGCACCACCACCAC ATTGTGCTACACTGACT